One region of Chitinophaga varians genomic DNA includes:
- a CDS encoding BamA/TamA family outer membrane protein: MVLIKKLLLPILLCCSVTVTARQAPSSGNSTDTTAPRGLYQRVLHYLAHTNDERKHKNLDLSFIGGPVYTPETSAGIAVMLAAQYRTDRTDSLLPVSNVAVYGSVALTGFYGIGINSTTIFPKDRFRLMIKASFSSRPDKYWGIGYDAGSAKDDYTDYLLLTEKLQADLAINLSNRFYAGISAHIQNGQAKDIDTAGGKPLMQPTRVFGMGAGPFIVYDTRDFIPNPARGIYARIGYRFYPTFLGNNTSFTKLELQFDWYKQLWKGGILAMDFYAEEHSGDVPWNMLAQAGGSNRLRGYYEGRYRDRNYVSGQVELRQHVYRRSSAVIWVGGGNIFPRFDALSFQQTLLSYGIGYRWEFKNRVNIRLDYGRGQDQSGFYFGINEVF, encoded by the coding sequence CCCCCCGGGGCTTGTATCAGCGTGTGCTTCATTATCTGGCGCATACCAACGATGAGCGCAAACACAAAAATCTGGACCTCAGTTTCATCGGTGGCCCTGTCTACACACCGGAGACCAGCGCCGGCATTGCGGTGATGCTGGCCGCACAGTACCGGACAGACCGGACAGACAGCCTGTTGCCGGTTTCCAATGTGGCCGTATATGGTTCTGTGGCGCTGACCGGCTTTTACGGCATCGGTATTAACAGTACCACCATTTTCCCGAAAGACCGTTTCAGGCTGATGATAAAAGCGTCTTTCAGCTCACGCCCCGATAAATACTGGGGCATCGGTTATGATGCCGGTTCCGCCAAAGACGATTATACCGACTATCTGCTGCTCACGGAAAAATTACAGGCCGATCTGGCGATAAACCTCAGCAACCGGTTTTATGCCGGCATCAGCGCCCATATACAGAACGGACAGGCGAAAGACATTGATACCGCCGGCGGTAAACCGCTGATGCAGCCGACGCGCGTTTTCGGTATGGGAGCAGGCCCTTTCATCGTTTACGATACCCGTGACTTCATTCCCAATCCGGCCCGCGGTATCTATGCGCGGATAGGCTACCGCTTCTATCCTACTTTCCTCGGCAATAACACCAGCTTCACCAAACTGGAACTACAATTCGACTGGTACAAACAACTCTGGAAAGGCGGCATCCTGGCCATGGACTTCTATGCAGAAGAACACAGCGGCGATGTGCCCTGGAACATGCTGGCACAGGCCGGCGGCTCCAACAGGCTACGCGGCTACTATGAAGGCCGGTACCGCGACCGCAATTATGTCTCCGGGCAGGTAGAACTACGGCAACACGTATACCGCCGCAGCAGCGCCGTAATATGGGTTGGCGGCGGCAACATATTCCCCCGCTTCGATGCCCTTTCTTTTCAGCAAACACTCCTCAGCTATGGCATCGGCTATCGCTGGGAATTCAAAAACCGCGTCAACATACGGCTGGACTACGGCCGCGGACAAGACCAGTCCGGCTTCTACTTCGGCATCAATGAAGTTTTCTGA